GAACCAGAAGGCGAGAAGAGCGCTGGAGACCGCCCGGGTGGAACTCGAGAAGAAAAAAAGGCAACTCGAAATGTCCGAGGAAGACCTCGAGAAGATCAAACATCTATACAAGGAGATCGGAAATGAGCTGAACACGACCTCCGAGAAACTGAGGAAGGCAAAGGACCAGCTCGAGGTACTCGCCGTGACCGACGGCCTCACAGAGGTATACAACCATCGCTACTTCATGGACCAGATCCACGAGAAGTTCGAAGAGGCCCGGAAACGGTCCTCTCCCCTTTCGCTCCTCATGATCGACATAGACCACTTCAAGGCCTTCAACGATACCCACGGACACCTCACCGGAGACCTGGTACTCAAGAACATCGCCCAGGTTCTGAAATCAAACTGCCGGAAGACCGACATCGTAGCCCGATACGGGGGAGAAGAATTCGCGGTCATCATGCCGAACACGGACTTCCGTCGCGCTCAAACGGCGGCCCAGAGAATCCGAAACGCCGTGGAAAGCCGTCCCCTGCCGAACGGGAGGAAGATCGAGAGGGTTACGGTCAGCATCGGCATAGGCATTACCGAAAAGAATGTGGAATCGGCGGACACCTTGATCTCCATGGCCGACAAGGCCCTCTACCGCGCCAAATCCGAGGGAAGAAACCGCGTCGTTCTCCGTGAAGAGAACCAGCCCGCCGCTGAAACCCGGTGGTATTCCCGTTTTTGAAAAGGCCGTTCCCGTTGCCGTATCAGAAAGCCCGTCCAAGGAGTGAAACCGCCGTCTTTCGGCAACGACCGGCCAACAACCCCCTCTATGGGTGTGAGATCTTCTCCACATACTCCAGAAGGGCATCGCGCGTGCTGGGGAAGGCCAGTTCCTCCCACGGGATATCACCAGGGGGGAATGTGCCGACCTCAATGGTCTCGTCACCGGGGCCGAGTTCACCTCCCACGATCTTCACCGTGTAAACAATGACGATGACGGGCTTTTCCGGGTAAGAGTATACGTTGAGGAGACTCTGGATTCTCACATCCAGGTTGACCTCCTCCCTCGTCTCCCGGATCCCGGCCTCCTTCACGGTCTCTCCACGATTCACGTATCCTCCCGGGAAGACCCACTTCCCGTACGCGGGCTCGATTCCCCTTTTCAGAAGAACGATTCCGCCGTCCAGGGTGCCGAGGGTACCGACGGCCACCTTTGGATCGAGATAGAACACAAACCCGCAGTTCCCACAGACGAGCCGCTCCGGCTCAGACGGCTTGATCACCTCCGCGTGGAGGGAATGGCCGCAAACCGGACAAAACCGATACTCTACGTCCCCGTGCTGGTGATACCCGTGGGGTTTGGCAGGCGTTCTTCGTGTCATCGGATCACCTCAGAATAGGTTCAAAGCAGCCTCGATTTTCGGACCCCCAGGGCCCAAGTCCATACGACGACAGATCCCCGCCATAACCGCCGGCGAACCCCTAAAGGCCATCCCTGCCCGGCTTCGGTCCCTGTCGTCCCTGGGTCGGGCCGTCCTCAAAGGGGAAGGTCCGCAAAACGCCAGATCAACACTATCAGCCCCTGGAGGATAAAGCCGCCGTCCATGAGGAGTTCCAGCCGCTCGCTGCGGACAAACTCGTGCCTGAAAACCAACTGGAGGCAGTAGCCCATGTAGAAAATCCCTGCCACGAGTCCATAGGAGAGAAAGGGCAGTACCCCGAGAGGCGGAAGAACCAGGAAGGCCAGACCCGTCAGGGCGGCGGTCAGCGCCAAGAGCCGCTGCGTGTGCTTCTCCCCCAGAACGATGGGGATCGTCTCCTTTCCCACGATCAGGTCCCCCTGGATGTCTCGGAGATCAAAGGCCGCAGATCGAATCAGGACCATGGCGGCAAGGACCAGGAAGGTGGCAAGGAGGTTCAAACTCAGGCCGAAAGAGGTGCTCAGCGGTGCGACCAGCGAAGTGACCCCTGCCCACGCCAGGGCGATAAATAGGGTCTTCGATCCCGGAATATCCTTGAGCCTCCTGTACCGGATCCGCTCCAGCCTCCCGGAGGGAATGAAGCTCAGACTGTAAGTCACCCCTCCCACCGAGGCGGCCAGCAGGAAAAGGAAGACCGGAAGTCCGAGAAAGAGGGAGATCGTCAGGGCGAAGAGTATGGAGGCAATTCCCACACCCTTGAGGACCGAACCGTGCTTCTCGTAGAACTCGGCACGGGCGGGATCATTCAATCTTCCGGCTTCCCTATCGGTGAACCGGTTCAGAAGGTGCATGGAGTAGACATAGGCCATGGCGATCAGGAAGTAAGCCCAGTGAAAGGGGAGAGACTGGAGCCCCGCCGCGACGTAAGAGAGACACCCCGCGGCGACCGCGCCGTAGAGGTCGCTCTCCACCAGTAGGTTGAAAATCCGGCGGATCCTGCAGAGAAGGGTCGCGGTTCCGCTGGAAGGAACGATGTTTTCCACCTTTCTCACGACGCGCTGGATGACCCAGTTGGGCGTCGACGCTCCGGCAGTGACCCCCACCACTTCGAGATTCTCAAACCACGACCGATCGATCTCCTCGTCGGTCTCCACCTGGAAAACCGGCTTCCCCGATTCCCGTACCAGCTCGGTCAGCCGAGCCGTATTGGCGCTGTTCTTTCCTCCCACCACCACTACGGCGTCCACAGAGGCAGTCATCTTGACTGCTTCGTCCTGGCGTTTCTGGGTCGAATCACATACAGTCTGATGGATCTCGGCCCCGGGGAACCTCCGGCGGATCAACTCGGCAATCCCCTCGTATTTTGCCCTGTTCTGGGTTGTCTGTGCCACTACACAGAGCTTTTTCCCAGGGGGGATCCTCGCAACATCCTCCCGGCCGCTCACGATCATCCCCTCTTGCCCCGCATAACCCATAAGACCCGCCACTTCGGGATGGTCTGCGTCACCCGCGATCACCGTGAATCCTCCGTTGCGAGCGTGCCTCCTGATGATGGACTGGACGTTCAGGACCCTTGGACAGGTGGCATCGATGATGGTGGCCCCCCTTTCCCTCAGGGCGTCCCGCTCCTGGGGTGGAACGCCAT
This portion of the Deltaproteobacteria bacterium genome encodes:
- a CDS encoding diguanylate cyclase, whose translation is MGGKGDTRGERAIIIDGDKSSTSFLSALMDRLDLKRGTACDLEQALPDIENGSVSLVVADVSLVEPEQVKEIQDLHPDICFIFTGRSLERFRDWPNPGLSDFLAKPFISEEVEFRLKRIFLERKARLKNQKARRALETARVELEKKKRQLEMSEEDLEKIKHLYKEIGNELNTTSEKLRKAKDQLEVLAVTDGLTEVYNHRYFMDQIHEKFEEARKRSSPLSLLMIDIDHFKAFNDTHGHLTGDLVLKNIAQVLKSNCRKTDIVARYGGEEFAVIMPNTDFRRAQTAAQRIRNAVESRPLPNGRKIERVTVSIGIGITEKNVESADTLISMADKALYRAKSEGRNRVVLREENQPAAETRWYSRF
- a CDS encoding NUDIX hydrolase — protein: MTRRTPAKPHGYHQHGDVEYRFCPVCGHSLHAEVIKPSEPERLVCGNCGFVFYLDPKVAVGTLGTLDGGIVLLKRGIEPAYGKWVFPGGYVNRGETVKEAGIRETREEVNLDVRIQSLLNVYSYPEKPVIVIVYTVKIVGGELGPGDETIEVGTFPPGDIPWEELAFPSTRDALLEYVEKISHP
- the ispH gene encoding 4-hydroxy-3-methylbut-2-enyl diphosphate reductase, which translates into the protein MRVKLAKTAGFCMGVRRAMDITLKTIARHGRGLFTFGPLIHNPQVLDLLRERGVEICHSPDEVGENCPVIIRAHGVPPQERDALRERGATIIDATCPRVLNVQSIIRRHARNGGFTVIAGDADHPEVAGLMGYAGQEGMIVSGREDVARIPPGKKLCVVAQTTQNRAKYEGIAELIRRRFPGAEIHQTVCDSTQKRQDEAVKMTASVDAVVVVGGKNSANTARLTELVRESGKPVFQVETDEEIDRSWFENLEVVGVTAGASTPNWVIQRVVRKVENIVPSSGTATLLCRIRRIFNLLVESDLYGAVAAGCLSYVAAGLQSLPFHWAYFLIAMAYVYSMHLLNRFTDREAGRLNDPARAEFYEKHGSVLKGVGIASILFALTISLFLGLPVFLFLLAASVGGVTYSLSFIPSGRLERIRYRRLKDIPGSKTLFIALAWAGVTSLVAPLSTSFGLSLNLLATFLVLAAMVLIRSAAFDLRDIQGDLIVGKETIPIVLGEKHTQRLLALTAALTGLAFLVLPPLGVLPFLSYGLVAGIFYMGYCLQLVFRHEFVRSERLELLMDGGFILQGLIVLIWRFADLPL